A stretch of DNA from Catenulispora acidiphila DSM 44928:
CGGCCGCGCGGTCTGGGCTTCCTGACTCAGCTCGCTGATTCCGCCGGCGCGACCGCTGCCCTCAGTGCCGGGGACTACGAGGCGGCATACCTCTACGCCATCGGCATCACGCCGCCGGGATCCTTCCAGGCGTACACGTATCAGGCCTCGCGCACGCTGCTCGACCTGGTGGAAGCCGCACTGCACACCGGACGCGCCGCGCGGGCCCGGCAGCACGCCCTCGCCGCGCGCGAGGCCGGACTCCCGGAGATCTCACCGCGCCTGGCGCTGATCACGTATGGGGCGCTGGCGATGACCGCGGAGTCGGATAAGGAGGCTGCGGAGATGTTCACGCTGGCCGAGTCGCATCCGGAGGCCTCGCGGTTTCCGTTTGAGCTGGCGCGGATCCAGCTGGCGCACGGCATCCGCGTCCGGCACGTCGAGGGCCGTGCGGCGGCGCGTGAGTTCCTGGTGCCGGCGGCGGAGGCGTTCGAGCGGCTTGGCGCGGGAGGCTGGAGCGAACGCGCGCGCTCGGAAGTGCGCGCCACCGGCACGCCGCCGCGCGCCTCGACGCTGAATCTGGCCTCGCTGACCTGGCAGGAGCGGCGCATCGCCGACCTGGCAGCCAGCGGGCTGACGAACAAGGAGATCGGCAAGCGGATGCATCTGTCGCCGCGCACCGTCAGCTCGCACCTGTATCGCATCTTCCCCAAGCTCGGCATCACCACCCGCGCGGCGCTGCGCGATGCGCTGAGCCGCACTCCGGATGTCTCTCAGGTGTGAGATCCGGACTGAACCTATGATCATGGTGAACGCCATGGTCAGCCGACGGACACCGGCCCGACTTCAGCAGGGAGAGCAACGATGTTGGTGGGGCGACACGCCGAGTGCGCGCGGCTGGACGCCCTGCTGACGGCGTTGCGGGACGGTCGCAGCGCGGCGCTCGTGGTGGTCGGCGAGGCCGGTGTCGGCAAGAGCGCGCTGCTGGACCACGCGGTGCGGTCCGGCACGGACGTGCGCGTCATGCGCGCCTCCGGTGTCGAATCGGAGATGGAACTCCCCTACGCCGCCTTGCACCAGCTGTGCCTGCCGCTGCTGGACGGGATCAACCGGCTGCCGACGCCGCAGGCTGACGCGCTGGCGCGGATCTTCGGCATGCGCGCCGGTGACGTGCCGAGCCCGTTCTTCGTCGGACTCGGCATCCTCAACCTGCTCGCTGACGCCGCGCGCGAGCAGCCGTTGCTGTGTCTGGTGGACGACGCGCACTGGCTCGACGAGGCTTCGGCGCAGGTACTCACTTTCGTGGCACGTCGGCTGCGTGCCGAGTCGATCCTCCTGGTGATCGCCAGTCGCCGCGCGATCCCTGCCATGCAGGGTCTGGCCGAGCTGACGGTCCGGGGTCTGGGCTCGGAGGACGCGAAGCAGCTGTTGAACTCCGTGCTGCGCTGGCCGATGGATGACGGCGTCCGAGCGGCGATCCTTGCCGAGGCGCGCGGCAACCCGCTGGCGTTGCTGGAACTCCCGCTGGCTTCGCCCGATCGCCTCGCCGGCGGCTATGGCTTTCTGGAGGCGTCGGCGTTGCCGGGGCGGATCGAGGAGAGCTTCCGTCGGCGGATCGCGGAGCTGCCCGCCGATTGCCAGGACCTGCTGCTGCTCGCCGCCGCCGACTCGACCGGCGACCCGGTGCTGGTCTGGCGTGCCGCCGCGAGCCTCGGGCTGAGTCCGGAAGCGGCGCGGCCGGCGGCTGAGGTGGATCTGCTCGCGATCGGTGTGCGGACCGCGTTCCGCCACGGTCTGGTCCGCTCGGCTGTGTATCGCTCGGCGTCGGCGGAGGCCCGGCGGCGGGCGCACCGGGCTCTGGCTGAGGCGACGTCGGCTCAAGCCGATCCGGACCGGCGTGCCTGGCATCTGGCGCACGCCACGGAGAACCAGGACGAGGCTGTCGCGCTGGAGTTGGAAGCCTCGGCGGATCGCGCGCAGTCCCGGGGCGGTCTGGCTGCGGCGGCTGCGTTCCTGGAACGCGCGGCGTCGCTGACGGCCGATCCGGCGGTGCGCGCCGATCGGGAACTCGCCGCCGCGCAGGCGAAGTACCACGCGGGGGCGCCGGAGGGTGCGCGTGTCCTGCTCGACAAGGTGGAAGCCGGTCCTGCCGACGAGTTGCGGTCCGCTCAGGTCCGACACCTGCGCGCCTACATGGCTTTCGCCACCGGGGACTCCGCACAAGCGCCGGTTCTATTGCTGGACACGGCTCGGCGGTTCGAGCGGCTCGACCCGGTGCTCTCGCGCGAGAACTATCTGGACGCCCTCGCCTATGCGTTGATGGCCGGTCGCTACGCCGACCGCGCGACCGTCGCGGACGTGGCCGCCGCCGCGCTGACGGCGCCCTCGGCCGGCGCGGACCCGCACGCTCCGGACCAGCTGCTCGACGCCTACGCCGTGCTGTTCACCGAAGGCCACGCCGCCGGGACTGCGCTGGTGCGGCGTGCGCTGGACGCCTTCCGCCGCGACGAGTTGCCGGTGGCGGAGGCGACGCGCTGGCTGGTCATCGCCGCCCACGGCGCCTACGAGATCTGGGACGACGAAGCCTGGGAGGCGCTCACCGCGCTGAACGTCCGGCACACCCGGGCCTCCGGCGCGCTGACGATGCTGCCGGTCGTGCTGACCCAGCGGATCGCCGCCTGTCTGCACGCCGGCCGGTTCCAGGACGCGGCCGACCTGCTCCAGGAGTCCGAAGCCGTCGCCGAGGCCACCGGCATCGCGCGCCCCGCCTACGACGCCGCCGCCGTGGCCGCCTGGCGCGGCGACACTGAAGCACACGCTCTCATCCAGGCCGCGGAGGCCACCGCGGCCCAACGCGGCGAAGGCCTCGGCGTCACCCTGATCAACTACACCAACGCCGTGCTCCACAACGGCCTCGGCGCGTTCGAGCAGGCCAAGGACGCCGCAGCGCTCGCGGCGGCGAACCTCACCGAGACCGCCTTCGCCTCCTGGGCCCTGAGCGAGTGGATCGAGGCCGCGATCCGCTGCGGCGACCGAAACGAAGCCGAGCACGCCCTCGAGCGGCTGGCCCGAACCACGACCCCGAGCGGGACCGCCTGGGGCGCAGGCATCGAGGCACGCTCCCGCGCCCTACTCGCCGAAGGCCCACCAGCCGACGCCCTCTACCGCGAAGCGATCGACAAGCTCGGCCGCAGCCACGGCGTGGTCGCCCTAGCCCGCGCGCACCTGCTGTACGGCGAATGGCTGCGGCGCCAAGGACGCGAACCCGACGCCCGCGCCCACCTGACCACCGCACACACCACCTTCACCGACATCGGCGCCCAAGCATTCGCCCACCGAACCCGCGCCGAACTCACCGCCTCCGGCATATCAGTCCCGCAGCCCACCACAACCCCCACCGTGGAACTGACAGAGCAGGAACGCCAAATCGCCCGCCGCGCCCGAGAAGGCCGCTCCAACGCCGAAATCGGCGCCGAACTCTTCCTCAGCGCCCGAACCATCGAATGGCACCTCCGCAAAGTGTTCACCAAGCTCGGCATCAGCTCCCGCAAGGAGCTGCGCACGGCGCTGCCGTGAGGCGCGGGAGCTGGCGCTTCTGGCTTGCGGATGGGTTGGGGTCGTGTTGCTTCACAAACCGCCGGCCGCCAACGCGGCCTAGCCATCCTTCACCGAACTGCGTTCCCTGCGAGGCCATTCAAACCGTGCGCGAAGCTGTAAAAAGGGGCGCTCATAGCTTATGTGTGGGTGGCGGGGCGGGGCGAGGCGAGGGCTGGTGCGGTTTGTTTGTGGTTTTTTATAAGCTTTTTACGTCTTCGAGCATGGTTTGATGGCCTCGCAGGGGGCGTAGTTCGGTGGTGGGTAGCTAGGCCGCGTTGGCGGCCGGCGGTGGTGGAGCGACACGACCGCGCGTAGGTCCGAGTCGCTGCGCACACGTTTGGGCTGGCGGGTGTCTGCCGCGTTTGAGGGGCACCTGAAGTCAAGGTCAAGGGCAGGCGCCTCCGGCGGGGGCACTCCGCAACGGGGGGTCGGGCCGGGTCGGGCTGCTCGGCGGCGGTTCGAATGTTGGTCGCCTTTGTCCCGGATCCCTCGCCGCTGTCGTCGCCGTAGACGGAATCATTGCGGCCTGGCGGAGTCAAGTCGGATCGCAATTGCTGTGGTGCTGTTTCGTTCGACTTGACACCGCCAGTCCACAATGATTGGCAGAGCCCGCCGACAGCGACGAGGGATCCGGGACAACACCCTTGTGGGGAGGAGGTCCCCCGCCTATCGCAGAATGCTCACCACTTGCAGGCTTCCAGTCCCGGCGCGATGCCGGCAAAAGGCGCAACTGCCTTTCCCAAAAGGTGTCGGCGAGTAGGTGAAGCAGTAGCCTGGCACCCACGTCGGTGGATCCTCCACACCATACGGGGTTGTGTCCCGGATTCCCCGTCGCGTCGGCGGGCTCTGCCAATCTTTTCGGACTGGCGGTGTCAAGTCGGGCGTTTCTCGACCACAGCAAAAGTGATGCGACTTGATACCGCCAGGCCGAAAAGATTCCGTTTACGGCGACGACGCGACGGGTAATCCGGGACAAGGCGACCACAAGCAACGACCGCCGCCCAACAACGCGGCGCCCCCTCCCCGGAGCGAGTGCCGCTCGCCGCGAAGGCGCCGCCGGAGGCCCCGCCCTTGATTTCTGGTGCCCCTCAAACGCGGCCGCGACCCGCCAACCCCAACGCATGCGCAGTGACTCGGACCGGTGCGCGGTCGTGAACACGAACAACCGCCGGCCGCCAGCGCCGCCCAGAAACACTCAACCGAACCGCGCCCCCTGCGAGGCCATCAAACCATGCTCGAAGACGTAAAAGGCTTCTAGAAACCCACTAACCAACCGCACCAACCCAACCAACCTGCGCACCGCCCCGCCCCGCAGCCCACCCCATATCAATCAGCCGCGCCCCCAAAGCCCGTCCCCGCCCTCAGCGCTCCCCCGCCGACAGGGCGCCGTCCAGCTCACGGCGTGAGGAGATTCCGACCTTGACGAAGATCTTGCGCAGGTGCCATTCGACTGTGCGGGGGCTGAGGAAGAGCTGTGCGCCGATCTCGGCGTTCGAGTGGCCGGCGGTCACCAGGCGGGCGATCTGCGCTTCCTGGGGTGTCAGGACCGGTGTGCCGATGGTCTGCTTGCGCACGGTCTCGCCGGTGGCGAGTAGTTCTCTGCGGGCTCGTTCGGCGAAGGCCTCCAGGCCGATCGTTACGCATGCCTCGTGTGCCGCGCGTAGTTCCTCGCGGGCGTGGGCGCGGCGGTTCTGGCGGCGTAGCCACTCGCCGTAGAGCAGGCGGGTGCGGGCCACGAAGACGTCGAGGCCGCCGTCGGTGAAGTGCGCGATGGCCTCGCGGTAGCGGTCTTCGGCCTGGTCGGCGGTGCCGACGAGGGCGTCGGCGACCGCGTGGGCGCCGAGGGCCCAGGGTGTGCCGGCGCGGCTCCAGTCGCTGAGCCGCTCGCGGGCCTGTGCCGCCGCGGCTGCCCCGTCGGCGCGGCTCGCCGCCTCGACCAGTTCGCTGCACGTCCAGCGGTAGGCGACAAGGTCCTGATATTCCATGCCGCGCAGCGCGGACTCCATCGCCTGCGGATAGTTGCCCAGACCGTTGTGCAGCACCGCTCGCGAGCACGCCGCCATGCCGATGAGCCGCCCCAGACCGCGCTGCTCGCCGTCGCGTTCCATCGCGTCGATCACGTCCAGCGCCGAGCGCTCCCGTCCCCGATACGCGCTGAGCAACGCCGTGGTGACCAGGCTGGTCGCCGCACCCGCCGCTTCCTCGGTCGCCGAAGCCTCGGCCAGCAGTGCCCAGGCTTCGGGAAGGCGTCCGACATACCCCAGCGAGGCTGCCCGATACGGCAACGCCGTCGACAGGATCGAAAATGCTCCGGTCCGCCGAGCGAAGCCGACCGCGCGCTCGGTGACGCTCAGCCAGGCCTGCAAGTCCCCGAGCTCGACTGCCGCATTCGCCGCCGGCCACATGTCAGCCAGGTCCGCGTCGTCGGTGAGGGTGCTCAGCGCCTGCTCCAGCAACGGGAAGGCGGCGACCGGTCCCTCCAGACTCCAGGCGGTCAAGGCGCGCAGGAAGACGCCTCCCATATCGTCGCTCGGCGGCAGCTCGCGAGCGGCTTCGGCGGCCCGCCGCATCCCGCTCGCGTCGAGCCGTCCGGCCCAGATCGCCGCGCCGAACGCCGCCAGGCACGTCTCGCGCGCGGCAGCCGGATCCAGGTCCCGCAAACCGCGCGCGGCGTCGATCAGCGGCTGAACGGCGCCGAGCCCGGAGTTGGTCATGGCCGAAGCCTTGGCGCGCAGCCGGTTGGCATCGGCCTGCTGCAACGGGCTCAGCGGACCCAATTCGGCGGCGGCGAGCAGGTCCGGCAGCCGGTATGGCAGTCCTGCCTTGAGATAGGCCTGCGCCGCCGCCAACGCTCGCCGCGCGCGCTCGGACGGATCCGGGCTGAGCGCGGCTGCCTGTTCCAGGAAGGAGGCGGCGGCTGCCCGGCCGCCGCGCGCCAGGGCACGGTCGGCGGAGCGCTCCAGGTCGGCGGCGACCTGCTCGTCCGGGCCGAGCGCGGCGTGCGCGCGGTGCCAGGCGCGCCGGTCGGGGTCGCGATCGGCGTCGGTGGCTTCGGCGAGGGCGGCGTGGACCGCCAGCAGCGTGGCTCCGTCCGCGCCGTGCCAGACGGCCGAGCGCACCAGCGGGTGCCGGAAGCGCAGCGGCGTGCCGGGGTTGAGCAGTCCGGCGGCCTGCGCCGGTGCGGCGGCGTCGGGTCCGACCTCCAGCAGGCGTAGCGCGCGCCACAGCAGCAGCTCGTCGCCGACCGGCTCCACCGCCGCGACCAGCAGCAGCGTGCGGGTCTCGGCGGGCAGCGCCTCCACACGCCGCCGGAAACCCTCCTCGACCCGGGTCGCCAGCGGCGCCGAGCCCGGTCCGCCGAAGCCGAACGCCAGCTCCGCCGCCGACAGCCCGCGCGGCAGCTCCAGCAGCGCGAGCGGGTTCCCGCCGGTCTCGGCGACGATCCGGTCCCGGACGCGGGCCTCGACCGGACCGGGCAGCACCGCATCGAGCAACGCCCGCGCCTCGGCGTCCCCAAGCCCGCCGATGCTGAGGGCGGGCAGCCCGGAGAAGCCGTCCTCCGTCTGCTTGTCGGTGACGCGCTCGGCGAAGACCAGCGCCACGGATTCGGCGTCCAGGCGCCGTCCGACGAAGGCGAGGATGCGCTGGGACATCAGGTCCAGCCACTGCGCGTCGTCGACCAGGCACAGCAGCGGGGCGCCGGTCGCCGCCTCGGCGAACAACCCGAGCACCGCCACGCCGACCAGCAGCATCTCCGGTGCGTTGCCCGCGCTCAGCCCGAAGGCGACGCGCAGCGCGTCCTGTTGCACCTGCGGCAGCTGGTCCAGGTGCGTCAGCAGCGGAGCGCACAGATGTTGCAGCGCCGAGTAGGCGAAGTCGGACTCGGCCTCGACGCCGGCGGTCCGGACCGTCTGCATCCGCACCGGCGGCAGCTGTCCCACGCGCCCCGACGCCGCCTGCTCGGCGAGGTGGTCCAGCAGCGCCGACTTGCCGATACCGGCTTCCCCGCGCAGCACCAAGGCCCGGCTGCGGCCTTCGCGCACCTCGCGCAGCAGCCGGTCCAGGGTCTCCAGCTCGCGGTTCCGCCCGAGCAGCTGGTGTTTCGCGTCTTGCGGCATCTGTCCTCCGGCGTGGGTTCCTCCCGGAGGAGATTGAGGCCATCTTACGAGCGCGCGGAGGTGGTTGAGCTGCACGGATGGGCCGTCCGCGAGTGACGCGGCTGACTCAGCGCCAGATGACTGATGTCCCGGCGATGCCGCGGAGGCGACATTGGTGGTTGTCGGAGCTGGCGATGAAGATGAAAGGAATTTGACATGGCTCGCACATGGTTGATCACTGGGGCGTCCCGGGGTTTCGGTCGGGGTCTGGCCGAGGCGGTGTTGGACAGTGGGGATCAGGTTTTGGCGACGGCGCGGCGTCCGGAGCAGTTGGCGGATCTGGTCACGCGCTATGGCGCCTTGGTGCGTACTGCGGCGTTGGATGTGACCGACGTCGAGGCGGCCAGGGCTGCGGTGGCTGCTGCGGTGGGGGAGTTCGGGCGTCTGGATGTGGTGGTGAACAATGCCGGGTTTGCCAACAGTGGTCCGATTGAGGAGATGGCTGAGGCGGATTTCCGGGGTCAGTTCGAGGCGAACTTTTTCGGTGTGGTGAATGTGACGCGGGCGGCGTTGCCGGTGTTGCGGGCGCAGCGGTCGGGGGTGTTTGTGCAGTTTTCTTCGGTGGGTGGCCGGGTGGGTGGCACGCCGGGGATGGGTGCGTATCAGAGTGCGAAGTTCGCGGTGGAGGGGTTCTCGGAGGTGTTGGCTGCGGAGGTGGCGCCGTTCGGGGTGAAGGTGGTGATTGTGGAGCCGGGTGCGTTCCGCACTGATTGGCAGGGCTCGTCGATGGAGCTGCACGCTGTCGGTGCCGACTACGAATCCACGGTCGGGGCGATGAACGCCTACCGCGCCGAGAACAGCGACAACCAGCCCGGCGACCCGGTCCGTGCCGCGCGAGTGATCATCGATGTGGTCGGGCACGACGACCCGCCGCGCCGCCTCCTGCTCGGCGCGCAAGCCGTCACCAGCGCCCTGGCCGCCGGCGAGGCGCGTGCGGAGGAGACCCGGAAGTGGGCCGACGCCAGCGCCGCCGCCGACTTCCCGCCCGGGGAATGAGCGGCCGTCGTTCCTCCCGTTCTCGCAGACTCACCAACAAACTCACCGAAAGAGACCGTTTCATGAACCGCAAAACCTGGCTGATCACCGGCGCCTCCAGCGGCCTGGGCAAGGCGCTCGCCGAACACGTTCTGGCCCGGGGCGACCAGGCGGTGGTCGTCGCCAGCTCGACCGCCGCCACCGCCGAGCTGGCCGCCCGCTACCCGGAGACCGCG
This window harbors:
- a CDS encoding AAA family ATPase, which codes for MLVGRHAECARLDALLTALRDGRSAALVVVGEAGVGKSALLDHAVRSGTDVRVMRASGVESEMELPYAALHQLCLPLLDGINRLPTPQADALARIFGMRAGDVPSPFFVGLGILNLLADAAREQPLLCLVDDAHWLDEASAQVLTFVARRLRAESILLVIASRRAIPAMQGLAELTVRGLGSEDAKQLLNSVLRWPMDDGVRAAILAEARGNPLALLELPLASPDRLAGGYGFLEASALPGRIEESFRRRIAELPADCQDLLLLAAADSTGDPVLVWRAAASLGLSPEAARPAAEVDLLAIGVRTAFRHGLVRSAVYRSASAEARRRAHRALAEATSAQADPDRRAWHLAHATENQDEAVALELEASADRAQSRGGLAAAAAFLERAASLTADPAVRADRELAAAQAKYHAGAPEGARVLLDKVEAGPADELRSAQVRHLRAYMAFATGDSAQAPVLLLDTARRFERLDPVLSRENYLDALAYALMAGRYADRATVADVAAAALTAPSAGADPHAPDQLLDAYAVLFTEGHAAGTALVRRALDAFRRDELPVAEATRWLVIAAHGAYEIWDDEAWEALTALNVRHTRASGALTMLPVVLTQRIAACLHAGRFQDAADLLQESEAVAEATGIARPAYDAAAVAAWRGDTEAHALIQAAEATAAQRGEGLGVTLINYTNAVLHNGLGAFEQAKDAAALAAANLTETAFASWALSEWIEAAIRCGDRNEAEHALERLARTTTPSGTAWGAGIEARSRALLAEGPPADALYREAIDKLGRSHGVVALARAHLLYGEWLRRQGREPDARAHLTTAHTTFTDIGAQAFAHRTRAELTASGISVPQPTTTPTVELTEQERQIARRAREGRSNAEIGAELFLSARTIEWHLRKVFTKLGISSRKELRTALP
- a CDS encoding helix-turn-helix transcriptional regulator, with amino-acid sequence MPQDAKHQLLGRNRELETLDRLLREVREGRSRALVLRGEAGIGKSALLDHLAEQAASGRVGQLPPVRMQTVRTAGVEAESDFAYSALQHLCAPLLTHLDQLPQVQQDALRVAFGLSAGNAPEMLLVGVAVLGLFAEAATGAPLLCLVDDAQWLDLMSQRILAFVGRRLDAESVALVFAERVTDKQTEDGFSGLPALSIGGLGDAEARALLDAVLPGPVEARVRDRIVAETGGNPLALLELPRGLSAAELAFGFGGPGSAPLATRVEEGFRRRVEALPAETRTLLLVAAVEPVGDELLLWRALRLLEVGPDAAAPAQAAGLLNPGTPLRFRHPLVRSAVWHGADGATLLAVHAALAEATDADRDPDRRAWHRAHAALGPDEQVAADLERSADRALARGGRAAAASFLEQAAALSPDPSERARRALAAAQAYLKAGLPYRLPDLLAAAELGPLSPLQQADANRLRAKASAMTNSGLGAVQPLIDAARGLRDLDPAAARETCLAAFGAAIWAGRLDASGMRRAAEAARELPPSDDMGGVFLRALTAWSLEGPVAAFPLLEQALSTLTDDADLADMWPAANAAVELGDLQAWLSVTERAVGFARRTGAFSILSTALPYRAASLGYVGRLPEAWALLAEASATEEAAGAATSLVTTALLSAYRGRERSALDVIDAMERDGEQRGLGRLIGMAACSRAVLHNGLGNYPQAMESALRGMEYQDLVAYRWTCSELVEAASRADGAAAAAQARERLSDWSRAGTPWALGAHAVADALVGTADQAEDRYREAIAHFTDGGLDVFVARTRLLYGEWLRRQNRRAHAREELRAAHEACVTIGLEAFAERARRELLATGETVRKQTIGTPVLTPQEAQIARLVTAGHSNAEIGAQLFLSPRTVEWHLRKIFVKVGISSRRELDGALSAGER
- a CDS encoding oxidoreductase; protein product: MARTWLITGASRGFGRGLAEAVLDSGDQVLATARRPEQLADLVTRYGALVRTAALDVTDVEAARAAVAAAVGEFGRLDVVVNNAGFANSGPIEEMAEADFRGQFEANFFGVVNVTRAALPVLRAQRSGVFVQFSSVGGRVGGTPGMGAYQSAKFAVEGFSEVLAAEVAPFGVKVVIVEPGAFRTDWQGSSMELHAVGADYESTVGAMNAYRAENSDNQPGDPVRAARVIIDVVGHDDPPRRLLLGAQAVTSALAAGEARAEETRKWADASAAADFPPGE